Genomic segment of Sarcophilus harrisii chromosome 4, mSarHar1.11, whole genome shotgun sequence:
ATTTAGATATGCCGAGTTTGAGTTATGGGTCAGAAGGTGACATGATCAGTCCTGTTTCAGACTGGACTCATGATAGGGATGTGTTTTGAGTGTCCACAATGCACTAGGCAAGCTGCCTTTGCCCAGAAAATAAGCCAATTTCTGCCACCTGGAGGGCAGCATCTGGTTTCCCACAGAGGCAATATACAGGACAGTGACCGTACCCAACTTATTTCTGTTTAGGGCTATGGACCTTGGACCCTGTTGGTTTAAGGCTCAGGTAAAAGAACTCTTATTTCGAGTCTAGGATGTTGTAAGTCTTGATAGTAAAACATTGCTCCACAGCTCTAAAAGTGAGGTGCTCTGAGTGCTTTTGGAAACATCGGTGTACCCAGGGTCCCCAAGAGAAGTCCTCAAGGACAGACTCAACAACATTCTTTTACCAAGCCTTAATTGAATAATCCTTTTCATTAATTTGTTGGCTGCAGGATTCCCTAGAGCCTTGGGTATTGGCAGTACCTTGAATATGATAAATGCCTGTTGAACTGTGTTGGGTTGGACTGAGCTGTTCTAAAACTCATAGGGAGAGAACTCTTCTATTCCTGTTCTCTTACATCTTCAATTTAAACTGAAAAGCTCCTCACTTGAAAAGATATACCTGCCTCTTTCCTGGAAGGTATTAAGCACTTTTAAGTTCCACCCCCCTCCTTTACACACCTGTGAAAGGCTTATCtcctaagtgtgtgtgtgtgcctgtgcgTGTGTGTTTGGcactttattaaaaacaatttgttgTTAATAGCATGTTTTTAAATCATCCACATTTCCCACTGGATTCTCTTCCCAGCTCATTTTAGTAGTTTATTTCATTTAAGCATGTGACATTTTATGGGAGGAGGAGTGTCTCCTTGTTTAGGTCAGACCCCTAAGGGGGGGGTCTGCCCCAGGTTTGCTCTGGGGTTCCCTCTATTCTTACTGGCCAGGTGACCCTCTCAGTGCCCCAGGTAATCCCAGGAGACTGAAAGTTCCcgagaagtttcttttttttgttggtaGAAGGAACTCCCCCTCCTCCTCACTGATCTGTTCTTGtccaaaaagaaaagttaaaggcTCTTTGGAGGTGTACTTTGGTTTTGATTTAGGGACTCGTGAACTTCAGGGACAGTTGAGTTAAATAGAAGCTTACAGGGTTTAGATATGTTACAAGAACAACttgatgtaaataaaataatttataatttgtcttttgCGGCTACAAGACACAACAGGTGCCTTGTAGTGGTGTCTAGTGAGCAGAAGTGTAAGCCTCCTGcccctcttacccctcccccatTTGGAGATCAGGGAAAATGAATTTCTAAAGATTAAGAACATCAGACTAAAACACTGAATCTCTTTAAAAGTTTAGCTACTTAGCATAGTGATCAGTATCTGGAAGCAAGTCTCAGGTGACTGGTTAAAACTTGTGAAACTGTGTCTGTGTGGAACAGGGAGAGAGGTTAAGATTAATAGAAATTCTTGAATATGAATAAAAGTGTTCTAATATTCCAAGGCATGAGGAGGGTGATAGAGAGCAAAGTATCATTTTGCTAGCATTTCGTAGGGAGTTTCTGTGATTGATGTGTTCTCCCCAAGTCACAGAATGTCCTATCTAGAAGGAGCTTGAAGGGGACCTTggccaacccccttattttatggataatgAGGAGGTCCAGAAGAGAAAATGGCTCACCCCTTGGTTACCTGACTAGTGTGGCAGAAGTAGGATTAAAAACCCAGGTAACAGTACCAGAATTAGGGAATTACCTGAGAATTATAGTCAATTTGTTATTATTCACTTTGGAAACTGGATTCTAATATAGAAGTTGCCCTGAATTCCACTATGgactgaataagtcatttaacctttgtggatctgttttagaaaaaaatacaaaaattccaCCCATctgaaagataaaaaatgaaaggaggaagTTTAAGTGCCTTAAGGTCTTAAGCTTGCATCATTAGATAGAAGAGATAACACTTGATGAATTGCAGAATTTCAGACTTGGAAAGGGCCATTTGTGATTTTAGTCCAGATAAACCCCAAAAGAATTTCCTCTACAAAATGCCTACTATATGAATAGCCAGCCTTTTGTTTCAACACTTCTGATGAGGGGGAAACCCAACACTTCTTAAAAGAGCAAATTCCACATGTAATTAATTCATAGTTCTAGATATTTGAGTGAACTGTTATTGATAATTAGAATTTGTGGTAAATGCAGCTTGCTGATTCACTGTATGCATTTCTACATTATTCCTTCTCTAAAGGTTTGCTCAGGCTCAATAAATAtgggtggaatttttttttaaagaatattttagaaggaagggaaaaaaacctttaaaagatGAGGATGCATATTAATCTAATTTTTGTATGATACCATAAAGTGAATTGGGAAACAAAACGATTTACTTTTGTACTTTATTGACAGGTAAGTTTTAATTCCAATCCTTGATGGGACAATTTAACAGATTTGAGCTTTTAGCAGTTTAAAGATTAGTCACGCATTGTAGatggatcatgaagaattgaaggtaagtcatttcacttttttgctttgttatttgTATTTAGGATTTGATAGGATTTGATGACTATTTGCTTCATAGCCTACTCAGGTTTGTTAAGGGTATTagaatttctttcatatttcccTAAATCAGGAGACTCATCGAGATGAGattaataatcaaagaaaatgttcTGAAGTTTGagcaatgaaatttaaaaaaattatctcagaTAGCAGAACCTAGTGATAAAATTTGGGTATCTGCAAAGGATATTTCTTATTGTGAAGAATACATGGCTCAAGTCACAAGGGCAATCTTGGGATTAACCCAGGGTGGGTCTAGGAAATCTGCTTCAGGCTGGGATCCTGCTGAGTCAAACTTCTTGAAGGTCTCCTTGCCACATTGATTTTTGGAGGTTGGAAAGGTTGATGGTGAACAAtgtcaaattcatttttattctgtgagGTATTTATACAGTACTCAGACATCAGCAAATTTCAGTTAAGTTCTAATTATGAATTTatctacttttttgttttcaacaataaccttatccttttcttttataataagaaaaaaattaggatttaAGATTTACAGGTTGGGTGGTtagttttagaaaagaaatacatcCATAGGTTATGGTACAGAATTTGGAAGTTAGAACATTTCTTAGATTTTCCTACTCACTTTCTAAGTATTTTGTTATGCCATTCTCTCTtgttttataattctcttttttcccccctttctcctcttatCTTTCAAGctcttcttttagtttttcaaTATGCTgaaatctttaaatttatttttttaaagtttgaacaCATTAGAATTTCAAATCTGTGATCTACCtttagaattagaaatgaaattatattatcaCTAATTGATGTATTATCGAGGGACATTTCCTACCCTGTGTTCTTGGCCTGAAAGGTAAGCCAACTAGGCAATATTCATATTAGAGAGAATCAGATTGAATTCAGACTCTCATTAGTACTTGTtggtattggaattaatcatAGGAGTACTCTGCTGGGTACCTTCTGGCACTTGGCCTATTGAAGTTTCCTGTAAACTTAATTCTgatattagattttaaaatgctGGTCTCTTTTCcacatatgaaataaataaatacagtattctgccaaatagcatttatttttattggtgGGAGAAGGAGCGTTCAGCTAAAGGAATCGGATGTATACATTTCACTAAATGCATACTGGTTTTTAAATATAATCTGGTAATTGTTTCCCCCCTTCTTCatttataactttatttaaaGGGGTTTCCTAATTTAACTTCAGATGCGAAAATAAACTTTctgcataatttttattttgatctttgtcCTTTATTGAGTTTTAAATTTACAGTGTCTGAAGTAGGGCTACCTAAGTAAAAAATGAGAGGTTCGAGATCAAATTCCTCCTTGTCTTCGATACTGGTCATGgctgaaggaagaataaaagtgaGTTTCTATTGGCTGTATTTTTACTAGatgattcaaaaatatttattgtctagCATCTGAACATTTTGCCCtagaatttgttcttttcctctttccccaactCTATCCCTTAAAGTGCTGAAGTGCTGACCTTGTTCAAGAACAGCTATCcaggtgtaatttttttttttttttaaggtaaatttAAGTTGGATTTTTAGTCTGGAGAACGTTACTGAAATAAGTATAGACCTGTCTTCATTTTGCTCAGCTTTCCACATTTGTCAGGGCCTATGTTTGCTAATGCTCTTTCCACAAGGCTCCCCtgtcacattttcttctaatGTTATTAATCCAGACAGTATATTACACAGTTTCTCATGAAAAGTCAAATGACTGATCTCTGGGCTGTTGTGGAACAATCAGAATTTAGGGAGACACCTTTGACAATGGTCCTGCTGCTGAGGCAAGGAAGAAACTGGTAAGGAGGAAACTATTGGGACTCTGCCTCAGTAATGGTCTGGTAGTTCCACAACCTAGTAAGCTGTGACCATGGAGTTCTGAAAGGCCCTGAATTTAGGGTAACAGGGCACAAATATCTGCCTATAAAAGTTGGGccaatttcccccaaaaaatcctATTCCTATGAGGAgaagattcaattcaacaagcgtTTATTAAGTGTGTAAGCATAAGACATGGATATCAAGACACTTGGGGAtatgaggattgaaaaaaaagGTTTCAAGTTTCTTGATATCCCTCCCCTATTTTGTAGGAAATCCTACATGTACCCAAAGGAGTGAACAAAAGAATTTGAGGAGTGAATGACCACTGACTTTTGGTGACCAGTAAAAGACTTCCCATAGAAAGTGGCCCTTGAGCTGACCCCTTGAAAGGAACCTTGAAGGATTTTAAGAGatggaaatgaggagaaagaaaaatggctgAATCTGTAGGAATATAGTGTCAAAGATGGAGTATCAAGTTTGCAGGATTGTACATAGATCatttgaggaagaggagaagggaaagcaaGAGAataagtcagaagcaaaatgttGATAAACTTAGGCATGtattaatattttcctgattGTTGATCTACTCAGATAATTACCTGCTATTGGTGGTCCAGAAAGAACAGCCAATCCAGCAAAAAAGGCAGTAAATCCCAAAAACTTGTTTAGTGCAGAAGTCCCAGCAAGATCAATCTGTTGGAATCAGAGAACCATGTTGgagtatgtttaaaaaaaaaaaaaaattatgtcatcctaagttttatttaaaaaaaaaattttttttttgagtgccAAATGATCACAACCAAATTTCTGGTGTATTTCATCTAAAAGCTGCATCCTGGAAGTACTTGAAGAAAGGGCTCACCTCCAGGGTGCCATTCCCATTTCATAGCGCTAAGTTGGGGGCCTCCCCAGAAAGTAGCCAACATGTAGAAGTTAAGATTTTAGCCAGAGGATAATTTGAGGATGCTGTAAGTAACCTGCTTTCTTGTCCTAAACCAGCTTAAGTAGGAAACTGTGGCCATGGAATTCTGAGAGCCTCTTGGTGGCAGCAATGAGACTATTCTTATTTTTGTAGGGTTCTTTGATATTGTCCCAATTAGCAAGGCCAAAACAGCTAGAGACCCTGTTCCTATGCAGAGAAGAAGCCCCTGGTAACAGTACTGGAGAAAGTAAATCCCGTGGGAAGCGCTGCCCTGGTTCCATGTTGAATCCACTGTATTTGGGCAGCGATTTTCAGGACTTGCTGCCTCAGCCTGGAAAACTGGCACAAAAGGTCAGGTTAAAACCCCTTTCTAGTCCAcgaatatttctccatttttgtaTCTTGTCAGGAGCCAAACATAACTCTGCAGTGGATTCAGAAGAGTTTCTGTGGTGATTAAAAGCAGATTTGAGGCTCCTCCTGAATTGTCTTTGCTCTCTTTAGTTTCTTCTTGGTCTTGGAGGGATACAGTAATTCTCTGccattatttactttttctagCCATCACAGGCCCCAGGGCAGTTTTCTCCAGCCACCAAATTCACTTCTAACTTCAGTCTCTTGAGGGAGATTGCAATAATTCATTGCCTTTCCTTGATGTTTCTTCTAACATTTTAACGAGGATGTCTACTCACCATTACAGGGACTATGAGGGCCATATAAGAACCACAGAAAATCGCAAAGAAGATGGAGTAGGTCATGAGTAGAGGAAATGTGGTGGCTAAAGGTGCAAGCAGGTTGGTGATGCCACAGAGGATGAGGTAAGCCTTGTAGCAGTGATAGTTATTGATCCACTTTTGGTCAGCGACCCATCCGGACAGCAGATGCAGGATGGTCTCTGTGAAGCCTGGAGAGACATTGGGAGAGATCACATGAGAGCTTGGATACCACTGGCTCACCTCCTTGAAGGGAGTGATTGTCCACGGCATCCCGGCGTAAATGTAGACGGAAAGCCGGGTGAGTAATGGTAATGGGAGGGAGCTGGGAGAACAAATTAgattttgtgggttctgccattAGCGTCTGGCTTTGGCTCATTGGTTCTAAACACACCTAGTAAAATTTTACCCTTCAGAGGAACTCCCTTCAGAATTGattaaaaatcacatttcttctgagattCTCTAAAAGGATTCAGAGCTTCAAGGATGTCCTACAAGAAATTCAGGCCACTCATTAGCTCCCAAAGGGATCCTTTCTGTAGAGGATCTTCCTAGTTTTCTTTCTGCCAAGTAAGCAGGAGTCTTTGGGGAGACTTTAGAACTTTCAAGTCATTGTGCTGTTGGGCCTGGGTAGTTGTGAGATGGAAAGGTGGTTAGAGCAtaattaataaagtttttttaaaaagaaaaattgggactctttttttatctcctaatataaaattttgataacCCATCACTGTATTCTATGGGTTGCATGCAAGTTGAAAGTACTGAGTAATAATGGATGACTCAAGTAAGAAATCAGAAGTGTGTTATCTTGCACAACACTGGCTTCTTCACTGTGATATGTGAATTGATTGGGAGACTAGAGCATAAATCACATTTGTAggtttttttccataaaagaactttgtaagatttcttcttgaaatctttTATATTGCTGTGAGTTTATATAAAATCAAGACATTCAAATCAAGAATttgatgaagaaaagaattgagtggtgtgctttttttttttttttttactgtattcaGTATATATAGTTTGGATTTAATATAAATTGCCATAGGACTTACTTGCTCCAGGAGAGATGTTCATTTAAAGCCCCCAAACCTCACTTTTTGTATCAATTTCACATAGCTATAGGTAATGGAGTATTCTTATagacatttaatcttttttttgtttggattAGCTGTATTGCAAAAGCCTGAGTGTAAACTTACAATATATGTGAAAAATTAAttcagtaagaatttattaagtgtctgctttaTACAAAGTGCTGTACTAGAAACTAGGACTGAAGACAATGAAGAGAGAGTCCCTATACCCAATTAGTTTTCATTCTACAGAGGaaataatctaagtgaaaaatAATCTGAGAGGGTGAGAATAGTAATAAGTAAGGGGATCAAGAAAAGGTTACTTCTCATAGGAGGTAGAAGATGTGTTGAACCTTGAAGAAAGCTCAAAATACCAAGAGTCAGGAGAGGAAAGATCCCAGCAATGGGGAAAGTCTGAGAGATGTGAAACTTGAGTGCAAGCAATTTGACCTACTAGAACTCATCATTTAATAATATAGTTTCTGGATATCTGTATTTGGGGAAAACCTTgaatagaatattgaaaactctcttccAGGCTCTTTATTCTTAAGTGGCCTCCTCTTTCTcacctttcttttcttgttggtctttttttttttttttttttttcaatttttaagaaaatgacagATTGGAATTTACTAGAGTTAGGcccatctttcctttttaatataaagCTTAACAGCCTGGAAAATAACCAGCATAAAATAGAGTTTTAATTTTCTTACCAGCCATTGAAATTAAATAGGAGGCATCCATGGTGTCGATTCCCAGAGTTTTAGCTCTGGCTACCAGATGGAAAGTAGGGACGAAATACGCTAGCTGGCTGAAGAGAAAGCACCAGGTGAATAGGTAAAGCAAAGGGTTCTTAATTAGAGAGAAATCAAGATGCAGCTGGTGGGTCCATGGGACGGCATTTTTGTCTCCAAAATGAGGCTTGTTGCTAAAGATCTCTCCGTCATCCTCTTGGTATCCTGAGCTTGTTGCCTCTTGACCAGTTTGTCCATCCTTGTTGACTAAGCACTTTCCAGGGGGAGACTGCCCTTCATCATTGCTGGCTAGAACTTCCAGTGGTCTTACTGCATCCAGACTTGTGGTAGTCATGGGCTTTTCCTTTTTAAGGTTGATGGGTCTTAAGAGCATAGTAGAGGGTACTAAATTTAATGAGATCCCTCCAAGTAGTAGAAGGGCGCCTAAATAGAAAATATGGTTAGTGTTTCCTTCTGGTTAACCTTTCCTTCTCATCTTATTTATAGATTTGATAGACATTTGGTTTTCATTATCAAAAGTTttgaattaaaataatcatattccCAAAGTTGAAAAAATTCTTTGTAGTTTGAAATTATAACTTGAGGCATTAAGCCTTGTTAGTTATAAGGAACCCTCCTAGTTGTCACTGAGGAAGAAGGGGCCCTAGAAGGtgaaagagagatggaaaaaaatggaattagaatTGGATTAGAGTTGCCTATCTCCTTTACTCCTACTTCTCCCTATCAGCCCCCCTTTTCTAGAGACCAGATAATAGAGGCTCAAAATAAGCCtacctcttatttttcttcccttaaaaGCCTGGGGCAGCCAGGTGTGGGGGGAAAAACCTACATTCTACTAATTAGAGATTAATTTGTACTGtaaacttcctttaaaaatttaagcaTATTTAAGTATTATAAGGCATTTATaacttattttgaattattttaatgttatataaataagagCTCAGGTTTTAGGCAAAGAATCTGGCATATGGCATATCTCTAAGTGATAAGTAGAGAGTGCAGGGTTTCAAGGGGGGGGGGCGTCGTTGTAGCTGGGGtactgggaagggggaggggtgaGGTGAGGGTACTAAGGGGTAAGAGAATGCAGAACAGGAAATAGGAAGTGGCTACAGTTTCATCTAGGATCACTGAAgcccatttttatatattatccgTTAGTTACAAAATTCAAATAATAGGCATTTGAGAGTTAGTCTAAATTGAATGGGCCAGAGTGTTCAGTGGGTAGTGCATTAGGACACCTGAACCATCTCAAGAGCTAATGTGAAAGAGAACAGTGTACTTAAGTTTGTAATCTTGGTAGGTGCATCAAGGATCTGATTTGTGGAAATATTAGCTTATGCAGCTTGGGCTTTATTAAAGTCATGTGTTGTATGACAGTAACGCAGATTTACTTTAGAAATAGGTAAGAATGAGTGATTGATTGTTTTTATAAAGAATGATTAAAAGGAAAACTTTAATCAGGATATTTCAACTACTAATACTTTGTAATACTTCATagtccccctctccctccctgatCTTTTGGGATAAGGGCATATTGATTGGCAATGTAGAATTAACTAGTTCCAAAATTTTTGGAACTTTTCCACAAGCTACATTGACTGCTTTTCATCCCATGACAATTTAAATTATCTTGGAAGATAAATGTCCATGAATCCCAGTTATTAATTTCAAAATGTCCTGATGGGAACTTTAAAATTCACTTCCTAGTTTTGTACAGTGATAAGAGATGCTAGGATTCTGTTATCTTAGGCTGTGCACTTTGTATTACTGATTTCTCTGTTCATGTTAGCTCTCCTTTTGGAGAATGATTACCGAGTCCCATTACAAATAAAGCTCTTTTGTAGAGCTGGGCCTGTGGGTCCACAGGTCCTCTGTATATTTCACTTTAATGGatactttgaaaattttacaTCAGCAAAGTCCCCATGAGTCTTACCTTGTAACAAAGAAACAGTTATGCAAAACCAGAGTACACAGATCTTGCATTGACAGCGCTGGTGACATCCTGTTCTGTATTCTTTCCCCGCCTCCCCCCCAAGAAAGGGAGATCACTCCCTCCTTTGCTAGGgttgaaagaaagagacagagacatgagagagagaaagagaagagagagtgtTGATGtgttgatttttaactttttcctgtaatagtttaaatattttattattatattgttttattatgataaacattaacaaatgtttgttgttattaataatgTAGTATTAGCAGTGTCTCTGGAGAAGGATTGTTCTAAAGGAGAGGGGGATTTCCCCcaatattgttatttattattattattattattatataataattagttattgttattattatatattaagcttagattccatttttcttttttcttctttatttgccAATCTTGAAGAAAACAAATACTGGAAACTACTGAGATATCTGTTTTTGCTTCATCATTTTTACTGTTGTATGTTTCCAAATTACACAGTATTTCTCTCTTGTATCTGAACCCTGTGAGTTAATAAGAGATTGGTAATGAGCTCTAAAAGCCTCTGATGCCCGCTGATAAGCACTGAAAATATTTAGAGACCTGTCCCACTAGTCCATCTCTAGGGAAGTAGAAAATTAAGGGTCCTCCtgtttctactcattttccattaaACTGGTTGCCACAGTATCCAGCCATCAAATTGTCAAGGGAGAAaggaatgtatttttaaaaatgcattcttAAGTCTAGCAAAGTTTAAAGTGTCAGTAGAGCTATTCTCAGGGTGACTCACCTGGCCAGTCATATTCATCAATCAAAATTTTTGTGAGAGGTGCCAGCAGAAATGTCAGCCCCATCCCTGAACGAGCAATAGCTATTGAAAGACCCAGTCgttttttgaaatatttagcAGTTATCACAGTAGCTGCATGGTATATGTAAGCAGAGCCCAGACCTAAAAAtaatgcaaaagcaaaaacttgGAAACAGATTCATTTCCATTGATTCAGTAAACATGTAAAAAAAGATATACGAGTAAACGGCCCTCCTGAGAAGAAATAATAGAACTGAACCAATGTACAACAAAAGTGATCAGCTAATGTCAGCAGATAGCTTTAGACTCACCTGGTAGAAGTCCCATAGATACACAGAGGAAGGAGATGCCTGTGGCCAAGCTGCTGATCAAGTATCCAGTGCAAATAAGGAGAACACCAAAAATGGATGTAGATTTCTCTCCAAATTTTTCACAGAATATGGCAGCCAGTGGACCTTAGGAAAAGGGAATGAGACTTGAATAACTTGAAAGGTTTATTCTTGAAACTAAGACAATAGATGTCAAACTTTGTAgcataaatgaggaaatagagtttCCAGCACcattattattttgtgatttctaAGATGAGGGTTTCAAACTGGACAGTTTTGCTGGGTTATCTGATGGACCCAGTTGAATTTTAGAATGTGTAAACCAAAAGGACAATTAATTAGGAGCATATGAGTTTTGAAGCTTAATTTGGGTAATAGCTTGGGAGAGGTAGGCTTTGTAAAAATGTTAGGAGAGACCAAGAGCAATGTGAAATAGAAGTAGTAATAGAATAAAGGAATGTATAGGAGAAGTGTTCTAACAATTTGTTGGCCAGTGTGTTTTGGAAAACTCTAGTATTTaaggaaagacaaaagggaaaggaGACAATAGCTTGAATGGAAATGAGGATTCAAGAGGATGAATGAGGATTTGTTTTAGTAAAGGAGAAGTTGAAGCTGAAGGGCAATCTTCAGAATATTTGGGGATAAAAGGTGAATCACCAGTGTCAGGACAGCCCATTAAGCTGTCTTTTTATTAATAGAAAGTCCATAGCAttttctgcccttcctctttgtATCTAAGGGGTATTCATATCGTGTTAGATGCTAGGAAAGTTGGGATGACTAGTGTagtgaaaattcattttaaagt
This window contains:
- the SLC16A4 gene encoding monocarboxylate transporter 5 isoform X1; this encodes MIEIELKLLTRKWALSYRIFLRVREVGPIVMLKGTKLHPYTEPLDGGWGWMIVFHFFLVNMLLMGMTKNFAIFFVVFQEEFDSTSEQIGWIGSLLSSLRFIAGPLAAIFCEKFGEKSTSIFGVLLICTGYLISSLATGISFLCVSMGLLPGLGSAYIYHAATVITAKYFKKRLGLSIAIARSGMGLTFLLAPLTKILIDEYDWPGALLLLGGISLNLVPSTMLLRPINLKKEKPMTTTSLDAVRPLEVLASNDEGQSPPGKCLVNKDGQTGQEATSSGYQEDDGEIFSNKPHFGDKNAVPWTHQLHLDFSLIKNPLLYLFTWCFLFSQLAYFVPTFHLVARAKTLGIDTMDASYLISMAGFTETILHLLSGWVADQKWINNYHCYKAYLILCGITNLLAPLATTFPLLMTYSIFFAIFCGSYMALIVPVMIDLAGTSALNKFLGFTAFFAGLAVLSGPPIAGWLYDRTETYVYSFIFSGTCFLLSSVPLFFMPLATKWVKRTTKSSKTKDSNKSLQSLKPGEKLEIPDWH
- the SLC16A4 gene encoding monocarboxylate transporter 5 isoform X2; translated protein: MLKGTKLHPYTEPLDGGWGWMIVFHFFLVNMLLMGMTKNFAIFFVVFQEEFDSTSEQIGWIGSLLSSLRFIAGPLAAIFCEKFGEKSTSIFGVLLICTGYLISSLATGISFLCVSMGLLPGLGSAYIYHAATVITAKYFKKRLGLSIAIARSGMGLTFLLAPLTKILIDEYDWPGALLLLGGISLNLVPSTMLLRPINLKKEKPMTTTSLDAVRPLEVLASNDEGQSPPGKCLVNKDGQTGQEATSSGYQEDDGEIFSNKPHFGDKNAVPWTHQLHLDFSLIKNPLLYLFTWCFLFSQLAYFVPTFHLVARAKTLGIDTMDASYLISMAGFTETILHLLSGWVADQKWINNYHCYKAYLILCGITNLLAPLATTFPLLMTYSIFFAIFCGSYMALIVPVMIDLAGTSALNKFLGFTAFFAGLAVLSGPPIAGWLYDRTETYVYSFIFSGTCFLLSSVPLFFMPLATKWVKRTTKSSKTKDSNKSLQSLKPGEKLEIPDWH